Below is a window of Ornithodoros turicata isolate Travis chromosome 7, ASM3712646v1, whole genome shotgun sequence DNA.
TGCAGGTTTTCAGGTGTCCTATACTTTGGAGAAATTGATAAAAATGTGCTTTTGAGATGTTATGCACATGTGTCGTAACGAATCGGGACGAATAACAGTTTCAAGCGACCCACAAACGATGTTGCCCTTCAACTCTGGTATTTACAGAACAGTGTGCAGATCACATTGTTCACCTTCCCAACCGCACAGAGTTCGATTCTGCAAAGAAAACTCAATAGAAACGGCAATATTGTTGTTATCGTGTTGTCTGACAAAGTAAGCTTTTGAAAAACATGTGACAGGGCCAGGATAATAATGTATAGCATGTATAAGTCGTGTGCAGATAAAGCCCACGTCTGTGTACGGATCGAGTTGACGTCGTAGACGAGATGGTGCCCCTCTGCATGAGCACTGATCACCGATAACGAAATGTCCCGGAGGGCCGGATGTGGTGGGGCGCCTCTCGACCCGTGGCTTCTCTGCAGGACGTTGCCAGGAGAACAAAAGAGCCGAAGAGGTAGCGCTTGTAAGCAAGGCCACATCGTCGTTGCCCATCGGCGGGTCTTTGCAATGCATACTTTACCAGTACACACCCTGTACCATACGTGCGTTGGTGCGTACTTTCCCACGCTTGCCCAGTCAAAGGGATCCAATACAACACTGAGCGCATGAGGTCGCATTCGAATGTGAGCCTCCGTTAACAGAAAAACATGTTGTCACCAACCTGTTCTTGACTATCCAGTAGTCGCCATTGAGTCCAGAACCATAGCCAACCACAAGGACCCCATGGTCGAGATCTTTAGTGCTGCAGTTAGGCTCGTCGTAGACGCCGCTCCTGCAATGAAACATGAAGTGCCGATCTAACAGTACGGGACAGCTCAAACACACCCTTGGGCGGGCACAGGACGAGTCACGCTTTAGTGCTCCCATGTACTTAAAACAACTCCTTGTACGCAGACATACCTTCCGGTTTTAGACAGTTCGTACGGTTCTATGATCGTGAAACAAAACTTCTGGGAAGCGCAATTTCCCTCTGTATCTATCAAAACACCTGCTTTCGGTCTGGCCACATGGACGTGAACATAATGGAATAGAGAGCCAACTGTTTTATTTAAGCTCTCTGGGAAAAGAAGAACGCAGTTTCGTGCCTCCGATACCTGACAAGATTCTTCGGCAAGGCTTACTCAGAGGTCTTTTTGCAAAGGGCACAGTCTGCGGCTACAAAGCTTTTGCAGTAACGTGTTGCGAGTTTGGTGTTGTTGTGTGTTTATTGAAGGAAAATGGACGTCCTTCCCTTCTTTAAAATATCATGTCCATTACTCTGCAACGTAACACACCCTGGGGTGCCGCGGTTTTCTGTATTGGCGcatatagccttagttgctcgtGCGTCATAAAACTGCAGTCCTCGTCCTCATCATCATGTGCCCCTGTTTTGAAACCGCCCGAATTCGGGTTTCTCCAACTTAGCATGTATGCACCGATCAAGTGTGTTGcaactttaagtacatttgctCTATATGGTGCTTTTAGTGTACTTCACCAGGAGTAAACCAGGAACTTCGTACTTGCCACAACAATTTTGAGCGACTCACTGCTCGCAAGTCGATAACTTTGGCAGAAGGGACATAATCACTGATTTATCCAGAACACAcctaacacccccccccccaaaaaaaaaaaaaaaaaaaatctggggTAGACCCTCCTAAGTTTTTTTTAAGATTGCACAATATCTCGTCAAAAGCACGTAAATTCACCTTCTCGCGGAGCcgaaccctccccccccccccatggacgaaattctgggtaaaccgcTGGGCGTATACCAAGCCACTTCTCGtgtgaaattacattacattacattacatgaaATCTTCTGACAATGAGCAACTTACTGGTAGAATCGGAAGGACTTATGAGAGGCATCGATAGCAACAGAGACAGGTCCCACTGTGCCCACGGCACTCTTTAGAGCATCTTCACTGCCCGATTCGACGTCATCATATCCAGTAACAGTAGCTCCTTCAGTGCTTGGATTGTACTTGCAACTTCCGTCACGAGCCGTGTAAGGGTAGGATTCTTCCGTGTCGATACCATCATTGCGTTTGACGTATTCAAAAGCATTGTCCATCGATCCTCCTTCGCATCCTAATGATGACGTATCACAGTCCACCAGGTTCTGCTCGCTGAGAGAGACAAGGTTGCCCGTCTTCCGGAAGTGCTGCCCTTCCAGAGATCCAGTCGCTGAGAATGCCCAACAGGAACCACACTGACCCTGCATAACACGTCGACAAGAATGTTTTATCTTTGGGAACGGGAAGTTTCATCGTGACAGCGATACTATCTCCTATTAAATGAGTTAGTTTGGTAAAAAAATTATAATGATATATAAAACGATGGACACCCAAGTCCTCAATTATTCAAAAATGGCGAGCAGCGACTTCAGGGCAGGACGTCGGTAAGCTAAATTTAACAGTGGGCGGAAAATCGGTGATGCTGAAAAGTCATACCGTATCATAAGATGATAAGTATTGACGAATATGTTCAGTGATAGTCATCTTGTGAACTCAGTTTTTGCAACCTCGCAAGGAATCAGAGTAGCCTATTCTGTTCACAACCAGCTGTCCACCCTCACAACCTCCATGAAATCTGGTCAAAGCCAGCGATGCACCACAtcccacacaaaaaaaagttcGTAGACTGCAAAACGTCGTGCGTGTACCGTATATAGCCCTTCGGTGTGGGGGTTCCTACGTTGGCCAGAGTGGCCGTTGCCTAAACGATAGGCTTCGGGAACACGCTAATAATGTGCAAAACGAATCAAATGCTTCTGAACTTTTTAAACATCTGGAGGCCTGTTCAGGTTGTTCGGCAGACCTTCCCGGAACCAACTGTTTAATATCCTGCAATGGCAAACTGTCCCGCACTCTACTAGAATCCTCCCTAATAGCAACCACAAAAGGATGTGTGAGCCAACCTAGTATTGTCCTCCCAAATGGCTTAGTCACCCTTCTTAGCCCCGTTAGccccggataactttttttaatCTTGACTAATTCCATGTGAGAGACCCAAACACATGTTATTCTGTACCTTATTCACTTCTGAGGTTTACTTgtatgtttatatttttatatgCTTTACTGTTACTTTAacatttttactttttatcgtCCTTTCTGCAATTTGTACTGCTTTGAAATACCTTGCCATTCTACGCGAGCACTCACATTCCCTTGTGCAGTTATCGATGCTACCACCGACCGTTAAGAGGTTCGTATTACGCGCCTCATATTCACCTACGCTGAGACGCCGAAGTTTACACTTACCCTGTCTCCCTTGCGctttgtgtattaaagcttcattgctggttcgtgggtctatctgttcatctccTCCTGTGTTCGTTCTGTGTTTTCCCCTCAAGCTCAAGGCGATGTTAACGTCAATTATAGGTTTCAGATGTTAGCTGTTCTTCACAAACAGAAATGCGACAGAGCTGAACTAAAAACATGTGTAATGCGGAACGTGTAAAGAACGTGACTACTTTGAAGAGTAAGCAGGAACAGCAGAACAGTTGAAGATGACGTACCTGATTTTTTACGGGAGTGACATAGCCTTTTTTACGCCAATCGACCTCCTTCGGAACGTCGTCCAATGAAACTTCGTTGTGACCAACCAGTGCGGTCttctctctctcgttggaaCGATAGCCGAGGTAAAACTGGCGGTACTCCTCCGATGTCTGCAAAAATATGGAACGTGAAACATCCCTCTTCTTGCGCATCACATTTATTAGCTTGCTCAACAAAGATATATGCACAGCCTCCCCTGTCGTACGCAGTTGGCATTAATAGCTTCAAAAAGGTCGAGAAATCATGCGCGTCCTATAACGGTTCCATCTTGTTCACTTTGTGATCGCACCTAAAACATCTGTGCCCCATCTCCCAAACAAGTAGAGGCAGCCATCCCGGTGCACGCGCTAGAAGCTTTGCGTTGCGCTCGGACTAAGACCCTGCCAGATGGCATGCTTGTCGTTCACATGTCACCTGTCGGCATACGAAACAAACCGCGTGGTTTAGGGAAATTTTTTGTCTAGTAGTATGATAAATCCTTAGAAAGCATCAGAGATGCTTCCGATACCGCATCGTGCATCAATATATTAGCGCACCTTAATACATGGACGGATTTCTTAAGGGCTTGCTTAGACAAAGCGATAACGTACATATTTGTTTTCAGCTTCATATTTCTAACGTCACGCAAGGGCTGAACCTTAGGCCGTTACTTCCGAACCACCTCCATACAACTGTTTACGGATTCAATAGTTCCAATAGCATCAATAACTTTCATAACAGCGTTCCACTCCCAGTTATAACGTTCCTACCCAAAGTCAAACGAACCCTCACCAAATCAGCAAAACTGTTCACCGCCACCGTGTGCGTCCGAAGCCGCAGGTCATACTCTAGATTGTGCCTCTGGATGAAGTCCAAATTTTCTTCCCAGATGAGTCTTCGGACGTGCTCTTCTTCCGGGACATATTTCTTGTTGTGGATGTCCTTGTAGATTTCCCAATGTTCGTCTAACTGCGGCCTGGGCACTCTCCGTGCCAGGGCACAGCAGATAACTGCAGAGAGTGCGAGAACCCGAAAAGACATGGCCCCAGTTACCAGGATAATGGGAATACGAATGCAAGGTGCGAGATTTATGTCGCCTGCAAAGTGCTCGAGGTAGTTTTATCTCATTCATTCAACGGGCAAATGGCCAGTgatatcgatagtactatcttTCGTCCAGTACGAAGCCCAAGTGGTCTGAATGGACCTTTCTCAAAACAATTGACATGATACCAACCTTTGTCTCCAACGTGATTTTGTGGGAGAAAAAAATGTAGGCGACGCATGCTTCTAGCGGCAGTGCAAATGCGCAGCTTTTTGCGTTTGTTTTAATGTGGAACTTGTATATTTCGTTGCATATTCTGTGCGGACACGACgcagcaaccgtggctatgagcagtgTGCAGTCGTGAAGGGAAGAGACAGGGagcacagcaggaaagagtgatTAGTATACGTGCATCGCGGTGATGTGCCTGGGAAGTAGAGAAGGCCAACGAGTATTTCTTCGTTACTGAACTATTTCCGTTTCTTATGCCAGCCTTCCGTTTCTACCTTTTCTGCTTGTAGTACTATTACGACTGTTATGGTACAGCGATAGACATCATTTTAACTCGGATAGCGTCCCCGAACATGGCCTCCAGgcccattttcgttttcgcggTCAACCGCCCCGTCGGCGCGATCGCTGCTATGCCGGAAAGTGGCCTTGCAGCGGTTAattgcgtttatgccaattaacagcgaAGCAGAATAAtaattttaagatgtcatccCATAACACGGAAGAACACAGTATAAAGAACCCCTGGAAACATGAAAGGCGCTAACAGGATATAGATCTAGGGCACCCTTGCCCAATGAATTTTAATATTCTGCGTCTGTGAGGATTTCGCCGATTTTTGCACAGGGCCCATGTTGAGACTTCTATTTTTTTACCATGAAAGTCAAATTATAGAAGTGTCATCTGATACTTTGTGTAAGTACGTCCTCCAGGACACATGCCAACCGTAGTCCCTCTTGTAAGTGTTAACCCTGATGCACACAGGAGATCCGTTCCCAGACAGGACTTCCCTCCTGGGCGCTCCAAGGACCTATACCCCAGTCTGACGAGCGCACTTACGGCCTTCACGATCACGGCCGTTAGTGCACACTGTTATCAACTTCTTGCAAGACGGCCTTAAAgttcattcacacatgcgtttcaaaaggCGGCGCCACCTCAGCGTTCGTAGCGCCGCCGGGAGTTgcctgtcacacatagccgagccgccatccaaaaaaaaaaaaaaaaacgcgcttCGCTGTTGTTGCTACATCAAGATCGTACCGACACTTACAGCTCTCTTCCTCCAAAATTTACATTGTAAAGCACGTTATCTATTTTAGCATTAttgtgaagcatttctgctggaatcGGCTATCGTTGGAACGACAGACGTGACgcaatagcagagaaagaacgtcagaagaagcgagacacatgtctacctaccgacgaccaacacACGGTCACACGCAAGTCGTATTTATCTTCGTCGATTCCGTAGTTTACGCAATTTCCCAGCGTATCGCTAGCAGCGCAGATCCCAAACAACTATTGTTGGCAAAGAATTTGCTCACGCGGtaacacgaaacacacacacacacactcacaaatgacaaaagatcccagcgcGGTATCGGGACGCCCGCCGTCGCCCGCCGGCGCCAAGAGGGagccacttctttttttttaggttgGTAGGTAGGTATTTTATTTAttggtaaaataaataaataaataaacagtgTTTTCAACGGGAACGCAAGGCGCACCTGTTCAACTCACTTACTTCATCCACCCCGAGCGCCCCGATTAGCTGGATGAAAAAGCGTTTGTGGAGCAGCACTGCGGAGATGCAGCACGCAGCGGTTCTCGAAAACCGCCCGGAAACGCCTCGCGACAGCTGCCTCGCGGTCTCGGAGCGCGCGGCGCCGCCTCAAGAAACGCATGTGCGAATCCAGCTTTACGGCCCTACAGCCAGCAATACGGCCTTGGTGACAACACTCAGATAGCAGGGCAACGGCGCTCCCGCAGGACAATCTACTGTATTCCATCTTAACTGCCGAAGTCTCTTCACCAAGCGCCATAAGTAGGATTTAATccaattcgaaataaaatgtttctACGCGACGTAATGTTCTGACACCTTTTTTTCCCGTGTTTTTCTGATGCGAATTTCCACTTTGCTTCGCTTTTTATCTAGTCTGTGTGTAGCTACCGTGAAAATCACAACGCACAATTACCATGAGGTCGTTAGCGCAAGTTCTTTTTCGAAACGAATGATAATTCTACCCAttgttgtagcggaaatactctTCCGTTACCAATTTGAAATGTAGCGCGATCGCtaccgctactgaaaaaagtagcgaatacggtagcaGTTCATGGTTCATATACCCACATCAGCTGCAGTGTGCAGCAGCGTGCTTCGGACACTGGACTCATATTTTGCCGTAGTTTTAATCCTAAACTTAAAACCAAAGTTTGGAATGGCAACAGTGTACGGAGTCATGTTAAAAGCGAAATACGTAGCAAAGTGTTCATGGGCGTTCCTATGATTTTTTTTCAAAGGGGAGGGGCAATCGTGCAACCATTCACCTCTTTCTCTGGAGGCAGACGATGCGGACCGTGCGGGTGTTTCGAGGTTCCCACTATGCAgtctgagaataatcatgacaatgtggcggcccgtgcactcttaaaaatgaacttcaccacatagcacgctcctagccaaccaccatcccgaatgacaacgttctcgcccctgatttgttgaaaacgggaggaggagcctattttgtgccgtgcataatgcacaaaataggctcctcctcccgttttcaacatatctagggcaagaacgttgtcattcggggtgatggttggctaggagcgtgctatgtggtgaagttcatttttaagagtgtggacgacgacgacgacgcgcctctgctgccgcgcgctactgcgcctggcagccggTTCTACCGGCAGTATCCTAGCGTGAGGGCCTCGTCCATCTGCctgctgggacattccatcatcgccgttcaggactcatgtagaggaacaccacctcctctacccGACCCGAACTGGTCGCCCGAACAACGAACAACCATGTTAGACGTAATTCGACCATTtaccatcctaaatttttcggcggcaaaccagcagcgaaccacagGCAAGTCGCACCGGGACCCCAGTTCCTCCGGGGACCCCCAGGGAGATAACAGCAGGTtcactttccggcctccaccaacttcatgatggtcctccccggcacttctgtGGCGACAACcagcattcacgctgtcgtaccggtcgcggtactgtcgcccactcagcaacaatcaacgctcagCAGCAGTCACTCAACGCACTCAACAACGGCTCAACCCAATCAGCAACCACTGAAGCATCCATGCAGTCAAGCACTCGACATTGGCATCTCCTCACTGGAACCTGCAGGGTCGCAGCGCCCTTGTTCCCGCCAttccgctgctgctgcatcaacagccacaatcgcaagccgtgtgtccagtcgtccaccatccacgagtcgtcctcattctcctcttcatggtatcgacgcggacctcatccgcatgcaccgctccgcgtctgagagGGGGAGTGATATGGCGGCTCGTGCCTCGAAGACGAccacgcgcctctgctgccacgcgctaccgcgcctggcagccagttctgccggcaccatcctagcgtgaggccacgtccatctgctcgctgggacattccatcatcgccggtcggggactcatgtagaggaacaccacctcctctacaacaacatatgactaaagagcgcactTTTTCACATGCGACCTTGGAGCTCCAGGTGGGGCCATGGCCCCCCTTGCCCCACTCTTGGTACGCCCATGAATGTGATTGGGACTGGCCACCAGGTTCGCTCTGTTTATAACATCCAGCGTGCGCTCACATGTCTACGAAATACATCACATGAACATCTCTTCGATACCGAAACAGGATTAAAGTGCTTATCCTGTAGATGTCCAGTATATGCCAGGCAGATGCTCACAAAACTCCACGGAATATGCAGATACCCGGAATTTAATGTCCAAAATATCTTGGACGTAGATGGATTGCTGGCTAGAATAAATTAATATATAAATTACTAAATACTCTAAATAAATTACTTACTAATAAATTCTCGGCGAAGGCGGACGTCCATCTCATTGCACTGTTCAAGTCGAATAAGAACAAACTGAAAGGCCCATTTGGAGAAGCCAGTCCTCACTGAGTGGGgaccaacatctccatatttttccttGATTTCCAATTCCAATAAAAGGCCGACCTTTCGACAgtagtcaaccctcgatttacgaatttcATCGTTTTATTAAATGGTGCACTCTTTCGGGAAAAAAATCCCTTCCTCATTTGAAACCTCGATGTATGACGAATTTTGTAGCAACGTTGCCCATTCGTAAATCCAGGGTTGATTGTACTGGGTCAACGGACACTCCATTCTGCTTTAACTGGTCGTCATGGAAACCGTCCTGTTTTACGTCCATTGTTCCGCGAACACGCCCACAGCTCCCCTCGTGACAGCTTGTGCCACCTCACGTGCCCCGGCCATTGTTGTCACGACTGAAGTGAGATAGCGTTAATACTTGAGTACACAGTGTTACCAACTGCTTGTTGACCGACAGATATAATGGACAAAAGGGTGATTCACTATGCCGAACTCATGACCCTTTGGCTGTGCGTGCAAAGATAAGATTCAAGCCATTGTTAACTATGATTTCACAAGAATGCATGGCTGGTCGTTGCCTGCATGTGACCAACCTTGTCCTGAGTTAGGTGCGGACATTCCAAAATTGTATGACCTACGAGAAACGTATCCTTCACAATAAAGTTTCGGCTTAAGCGACCGTTATTGAACTGTACACCTATGTTGAGAAAATAAAGTAGCATTATTATTAAGTTGTTATTGTTGAGAAACGTACTGAGCAAAATTTGAATACTTTTAAATATACCGTGTATGTGGAGTGCATCATAAGGCGATGGTTCGATTCCCATCATTGTTGTGCTTATTAATGTACGCGTACTTTGCATTTATTTGGATATGTAACATAAAATAATTTACATATTTACGTGAAATATTATTATTACGTTTTTGTTGCTGACAAATATACTCAACAAAATTTGAATCTTGTTAAATACAACGGTTATGCATATGGAGACATAACCCAATCGTTCGAGTCCCGTTATTGTTTGCGTTATTAGTGTAGACGCACGTTGCATTTGTTTATATATTTAAAATGAAATCATTTGTGTAtttacattattattattactattatcagACTTTTATTGCTGACAAATGTATTCAGCAAGATTTGAATATCGTTAAATATAACGTTTACGGCGGAGTTGAACATAAGCGAGTCCTTCGATTCCCGTTATTGTATGTGCTTATTAGTTTACGCGTACGTTGCATTTATTTACATATTTAAAATTTAAGAAAATACACATTTACATGACATATTGTTGCTGTTattattcggaattttttcgcTAAGAAACGTACTCAGCAAAATTTCGATATTGTTAATTACGTATAACGTGGAACATATGGCAACCGTTCAATTCCCGTTATTAGCGACTTTTAGTGCATCAgaagaattctacgaaaacgGTACGATCAAAGACGTTATCAAGCCCAAGCTTAGTAATGTGACGTCACTCGCTTCAAATAAAGAGGGAGATTGGCTTATCATGATTTCGGAAC
It encodes the following:
- the LOC135400240 gene encoding procathepsin L-like codes for the protein MSFRVLALSAVICCALARRVPRPQLDEHWEIYKDIHNKKYVPEEEHVRRLIWEENLDFIQRHNLEYDLRLRTHTVAVNSFADLTSEEYRQFYLGYRSNEREKTALVGHNEVSLDDVPKEVDWRKKGYVTPVKNQGQCGSCWAFSATGSLEGQHFRKTGNLVSLSEQNLVDCDTSSLGCEGGSMDNAFEYVKRNDGIDTEESYPYTARDGSCKYNPSTEGATVTGYDDVESGSEDALKSAVGTVGPVSVAIDASHKSFRFYQSGVYDEPNCSTKDLDHGVLVVGYGSGLNGDYWIVKNSWGESWGDKGYIFMSRNRDNQCGIASEASYPVV